Part of the bacterium genome, ATGGCGATTGCCTCGCGGTACGGGGAGGACCAGGACGTGCAGGTTTTTTCCGCGCAGGGGAATTCCGCCCGCCCGTTGATCCGGCATTCTTTCGTTCTTCGCCCATTCGTCCTCTTCACGACGGCCTGAGATATTTCATCATCGGCATTTCATCGAACAGCTCTAATAGTTATCGCCGCCTCCTGTTTTCCTCTCCTTTCCACCGACAGGTGCAGGAATTCTCTTTCTCTGAAAATGGTAACTCCGCCCGTCAACCTTCGATATCGGGGTCCGTCCGAAATGCCAGTCGCTGTTTGTCCGAAATTCGAATCGGTGTTTGTCCTAGATCGTCCGCCGTGCCGCTCCGGGCAAACCCGCGTTGATGGCGGCACGGAAGATGTACCCGGAAAGATGCATCAGCGTGTCGGACAGCTCCGGGTCCACCTCCATCGACGCCATGCACGGGTGGTGGTGGTGACGCAACGCGCCGGTATCCGCAGCCTCCGATAAACGCGTTCCCGGCAGGACCTTCGCCACGAAGCGTCCCGCGCCGCACGGGCAGTCCCGCTCGACCGTCACGGCGCCGACCCGGTCTCCGTCGGCGACGATCCGCATCCTCGGCCGGCCGAAACGCTCCGCGAAGGCGGACAGCAGCGGGTGCGGCCCTCCGTCGAACCCGCACAGCGGCCGGGCGAAGGCGAACGCCGCTCCCATGGCCATGAGCCTCTTTCCGACCTGGTTCTCCAGCCCCCGCGGACAGACGGCGCGATCGTCGACGGCGGCGAGGACGGCGACGGCGCCGGACCTTTGCGCGATGTCGGGGATCAGTTCCGCGGCCCCCGGCGACTCGTGGAGGGAGACGAGCAGATCGGCGGGGGGGATCGCGGCCGGCAGGACCTCGTCCGGATCGTCGATCACCATGGGAAGGCTCCGCGGAAGCGGCAGGCGGAGGATCTCCCATTCCTCCGGGCGGTGCGCCGCGACGTACCCGGCGATCCGCTCGCCGTACTTCCCCTGGGTCGCGAAGAGGACCTTCACGGCGCGGATCCGAGAAGGGAAGCCCTCGTCGCTCCGGCGACCGCGTCCGCCGCGGGGGACTCCCCGGGGGGAAGGTCGAGGAACGACCGCCCCTCGTTTTCCCAGGAGGGAAGGCGCGGATCGTGCGGGAGCGCCGCGAGGAGGGGGAGTCCGAGGGCCTCCGGCGCCGGGCGGCCGGGGACGCCGTACGGACGGTTCAGGAGAAGCCACGTTTTCCCGACGGGCAGGACGAGCTCCGCGGCCAGGTCCCGAAGCGCCGCCGCGGCTTCGATGCCGCGCCGGGAAGGGTCGGCCACCAGGACGAGGTGATCGATCCGCCGCACGGACCGGCGGGAGAGGTGTTCCATCCCCGCTTCGTTGTCCACGACGACGGCCCGGTAGCCGCCCTCGATCCGGTCGAGCGCCTCGCGAAGCAGGTTGTTCACGTAGCAGTAGCATCCCGGCCCCTCGCCGCGCCCCATCGCGATGAGATCCACCGCATCCCCCTCGGATACCCGCCGCTGGATCTCGGAGGCGATCCGGTCCGCGAGGGGAACCGCCCCTCCCGCCGACGCCCGCTGTTCCTCCCGGAGGGAGCCGAGCCCCTCGGGGAGGGGAAGGGAAAGGAGCTGGTGCAGGTTCGTATTGGGGTCGGCGTCCACGGCGAGAAGGGGACGAACGCCCGACAAGGCCAGGGCGCGCAGCAGCAGGGCGGAGCAGGTGGTCTTTCCGACCCCCCCTTTGCCTGCGACCGCGATCCGCAGCGTCACTCGGAGTACCGGTTCCGCAGCAGGCCCGCCAGTTCCACGGTCAGCCGCAACGCGCGCTCCGCGGACTCCTCGGGCAGCGTGCCGAGGCCGCACGCGGGGGTGATCACGGAGGCGCGGACCATCGCTTTCCGGGAAATTCCCCGGGAGGCGTACCGGTCGAGGATCCCCTCCATCCGGTCGGCGAGGGCTTCCGGAGTTTCCGCTGCGATCGCCTCGCGCGCCGTGGGAACGACCCCGAAGGCGAGCACGCCGCCGCGGGCGAGGAACGCGGAGACCTCTTCCGGGTAGAGGAGGAGCGAATCGGCGTACTCGTAGGCGTCGAAGGAGAGATAGCCGACTTTCGACGCCAGGACCAGCCCCCAGTCGGTGTTCGCGCAGCAATGGATCCCGCACAGGACGCCGGACAGCCCGTCGAAGATCTCGTCGAGGGCGGCGATCACCTCCTCCCGCGGGAGCGAGACGATGGCGGAGCCCACGGAGGCGAGGTACGGCTCGTCGAGCGCGAGGATCACGGTTCCGGAAAGGCGGCGAAGCCGGTCCGCCTGCCACTGGGCGACGCGGAGCAGGTACTTGACCAGGACATCCCGGCCCACGGGATCGTAGAAGACCGGTTTCTTCTCCCGGTCGCAGACCATGAGTCCGAAGGAAATCGGTCCGGTCATCTGGCCTTTCACCGCGGGAAAGGGACCGACGCCCGCCCCGAGCAGGGCGTGCAGCCCCGCCGCGCGCTCCGGCGGAACGGCGAAGGGGGAGAGATCGCCGGAGAGGAACGTTTCGTAGAACACCTCCGCGTCCGGCAGGAGCTCCTCGCCGCTCTTCATCGTCAGTCGTTCCCCGTCGACCGAAGCCCCGGGGAGGGCTGCGGCGTATTGCGGGTACATGTGCTCCATGGGGTTCCGGCGCGGGAGCTGGGGCCAGTACGGGATTTCCCGGAAGCGGGACAGGATCCCGGCCACGGCGGCGCCGGGATCGAGGTGCGGCAGGCTTCCCACGCCGGTGCACGGGAAGAGTCCGGGCAACGCCGTCATCCGATCACCTCCGAAGCGAGCACGGAGCGGTAGCTCTCCTCGTCGGTGTGGGGGAGGAACAGGCCGCGCTGGTACAGCTCCATGAAGCCGGGATCGGAGGACAGGTCGTGGTACAGCGTCCCGGAGGCGACCGAATGTGCCTCCTTCCAGCGGCGCCGGTTGCGCAGCGCGCCGAGCGCGCCGGCCAGCGACGCGTTTCCCAGCGGGGCGAACCGAGAGAGCGGGATGGGGGGGAACAGTCCGATGGTGAGGGCGGAGCGCAAGTCGAGGAAGTTGCCGAATCCCCCCGCGATGTAGACGCGCGCCACTCCCTCCCGCGGGAGTCCCACAACGGCGAGCAGCGACTCTGCGGCCGCGCATAGGGCGGCCTTGGTCCGCAGGATGCTTTTCAGGTCCGACTCGCAGAAGGACACGTCCCGCCCCGTGGCGGTCTTCTCCCCGGGGACCACGACGAACGCTTCGCCCCGCTCCGTGGAGCGGCGCCATTCGCCGCCGCGGGAGGTGAACCGACCGGACCGGTCGACGATGCCGGCACGGAACAGCTCCGCGCACAGGTCGAGGATTCCCGATCCGCACAGGCCCGCCGGTCGGCGTCCCCCGATCGTCGTCCACTCCGCCGCCGCGGTCCCCGGTTCGATCCGGACCGATTCGATCGCCCCCGGAAACGCGCGCATGCCGCAGCCGACCTCGCCTCCCTCGAAGGCAGGTCCGGCGGAGGAGGAGCAGGCGATCCGCCATTCCCGGTTCCCCAGCACCACCTCCCCGTTGGTTCCGACGTCGAAGAGCAGGCTGACCTCCTCCTGGCGGTGCATCCCCGAGGCGAGAATGCCCGCCACCACGTCGCCGCCGACGAACCCCCCCAGGGACGGGAAGATCCGCCACGTCGCCCCTGCCGTCGCCGGTCCGGTCCCCAATGCTTCCCCGGGCACGGCGGGGTACTCCTTCCGGACCGGATGGTATGGCGGCCGCCGGATCGGGGAGGGGGAGATCCCGTACAGGAAGTGGGAGACGACGGTGTTCCCCGCGGCGACGACGTCGGTGACTTCCCCCCGGACCGAGGAGGCTTCGAGGAGTTGGCCCACCAGGCCATCCACCCCTGCAAGGAGCCGGCCCCGAAGCAGTTCGAACCCGCCGGTCGTCTCTTCGGCGAACACCACGCGGGAGATGAGGTCTTCGCCGTACGCCATTTGCGGATTGTCCGCCGTCGCGCGGGACAGGATGGTTCCGTCCGAGAGATCCACGAGCGTGCCGGCAAGGGTGCTCGTCCCCAGGTCCAGCGCCACTCCGAGCGGGACGCCTGTCGATGCAACGCGATGCAGGGGAAGGAACGGCTCGTCTCCCGCCAGGTCCTTCCCGTCGAGGTATGCCGCGAGCCGGGCGGGCCTGCTGCCGGGAAGGATCGTCACGGAAACGTCCCTGCCCGAGGGGTAGCAGCGGCACGCGAGGCGGATCCCGTCCGCGATCTCCGCCCGGGTGAGCGCCCCGCCGTCCTCCCCGCCGCGGGTCTCGCCGGCCACGAGGACCCGGCATTTTCCGCACCGGCTTTCCCCGCCGCAGGGCGCGAGGAGCGGGACGCCGCCGCGCAGGGCGTGGGCAAGGAGAGACTCCCCGGGGACGAGGGGGACGTCGACCCCGTCGGGAAGGAAGCGGATCGTCCGGTCAGCCATGAACGGGGAGGAAGGCTCCCGGCGGGAGGCGGCGCAGGTACGACGGGAGGGCGGACGACTCCTGCGGGCCGACGAGGACCCGCCACCCGGACAGTTCCTCGATCCTGCCGGAGAGGCGCGCGACCATGCCGGGAAGGATCAGGGTCCGGTGGGCCACCTTTTCCTCGATGCCGCACTCGGTGAGCATCTTCGAGATCGACTCCCCGGTGAATTTCCCGGCGGCCCACGCGGTCAGCACGGACATGCCGTCGACGTCGGCGATGAGGAGGTGCGCGGGAACCTTCGCCGCCTCCGCGTCGCCGCGGACGGTGAAGTACGTGAGGGAGAAGTTGGTGGTGATGAGGACGGGCGCCGATTCGGACGGGGCCCCGATCGGGTAGACGCCCGGTTCCACCTGGATCGGCCGTTGCGGGTCGGTGAACAGGTTCTGGCGCAGCGTGAGCAGCGGAAGCAGGTCCGCCGGGTCCGCGGAGTCCAGCACGAGGAGCGAGCCGTACTTCGCCACGAGAAGCGCCGCGGCGAGGTACGGATCCGGGAACCCGCCGCCGAGGTCGAACGCCGAGGGGTACGCGAGGTCGCGGTTCCTCGAGAGGATCGCGAGCCGGCGAAGGTTCGTGGCGAACGACACGGCCTCCCGGGACGTCTCCGGCGAGGGATCGGCGACCAGCGAGGCGGCCCCGGCGTTGCGGGCGTTTGCCAGCGCGGCGGAGAGTCCCTCGATCCCCCGGGCCCGTACCCTCAGGGGGAGTTTCCTTTCCGCGGCGAGCCTCGCCGCCGGGACGAGGTCTTCGGGCGGGGGCGCGAGGAGCGGCCGGGAAGCGGATACCGCCTCCACCGCCGCGGCGAGCGATTCCGACGGGGCGAGGAGAACGAGGGGGAGTCCGGTCGCCTCGAGCGCGGCGGCGGCCGCGCGGGCGTACCTGCCGGCGTCTCCCGAGACGCCGCGGAGCGCGACAAGGTCGACGGAGATCCGCTGCCCGACCCGCTCGAAGTCGAGGCGCCGGATCGCGGCGAGGCGCGAAGCGAACTCCTCGTCCGGCGCGTCGTCCCGGATCGATACGGCGATCGCCGTCGGATGGTAGAAGGTCTTTTCGTGCCGGAAGAGGACCGTCTCGTCGCCGAGGACGACCTCGCGCTCCCCGGTCCCGATCGTCACCTTCGGCAGCGGCGGAGCGGCGGCGGCCGACAGCTTCTCCCTCGCCTCGATCGATGCGGGCGGGCAAAGGTCGATCGACGCCTTCCCGGCGGCGATCTGCATCGCGAAGGCCAGGCACGTCGACTGGCCGCACTCCTTGCAGTTGGTCTTCGGCAACACTTTGTAGATGTCGATCGCGGTCAGCGCCATGCGGCCCCCGACAGGCGCGCCACGGTGGCGGGATGACGGCAGACGACCAGGTCGGCCCCGGCCGCAAGGCACGCGAGGCCCGTCGTCTCCTCCCATCGGAGGCCGCGCGCGTCTGCGTCGCCCCACGATCCTTCCGTCGCGTCGACCGCCTCCCGCGCCTTCCACGCGTCCCCCAGGTGGCACAGCACCGGGCGGGCGAGGGCCGCATCTCCCGAGAGGCCCGCGAGGCGGATCCGCTCGATGATGGAGTAGGTGTACTCCATCCCGTAGCCGAGACCCCCGGTCAGCGGATCGATCAGGACGCGATCGGGGGGGAACCCGAGGTCCGCGAGGAGGAGATTCATCTGCTTGGCCATGTTGATGTCGATGGGGGACCAGGAGACCAGGCCGTGGCCGTACGCCAGCGCCGCGCCCGCGACGAGCCTGTGGTTCTTCTCCTCCGCGTACGAGAGGAAGACCGGCCGGCCCGCCGCTTCCGCGACGGCGGGAAAGAGCCGGGCATCCACCTCCTCGTCGCCGCATCCCCCCACGATCACCGGGGCGGGCGTTGCGGAGAGCACCTCCCGGACGACGGCGGCACCGAAGGCCACGCTTTGCCCCCCCGCGTCCGGATGGCAGCCGGCAAGGGAGAGGAAGAGGAAGCGCGCCCCCCAGTCGCCCGCGCACTTGCGTGCCATCGCGACCGGGTCGCCGGCGAAGGGCCCGATCGTCCCGGCGAGCGCGGGGGGGAGCTCCTGCGCCCCCGTCCGAACCTCCATTCCCACCGCGGGGGCGTTGGGGTGTTCCCCCTCCGGCAGGAGCGGCAAGGCGTTCTGCCCTCCCACGGTGACGGGAGTTCCCCCCGGCCCGGCGGGCAGCGTCACCGCGAGGATCCTTCCGGGAAAAACCGGGATGGGAAGCTCCACGCTCACAGCAGGGGGGGAAGCTTCAGGGCGGGGTGTCCCACCTTCACCAGGTGTTCGACGAGAGCGTCCGGGGTCACCGCGACCGATTCGTCCGCGATCTGGTCGACGAGGTCGGGCATCCCGATCTCCGCCGCCCGCTCCCGCAGGAGAGGCCCGAGGTACTCCTTCATCTCCCGGGTCATCCAGACGACGCGCGCAAGGCCCCCCTCTGCGCCGAGGAATTTCCGGCTCAGCAGGTAATGTTTCCCCACTCCCATGAAGCCCGGGGTCTGCACGCCGCCGCCGACGGAACCGGCCAGGGTGGAGAACCCCATCCCGCACGGCGTTTCCGGTCCGGTGAACTCGCGGTTGACCGCCATCACGCCGTTCGCCTCGGGGATGATGGCGAGGACGCATTCGAAGCAGCCGCACGAGGTCATCGGCGAATCCATGATGGAGTAGAGGTTCATCCCGGCAACGGTGTTGCGCGAATGTTCCCGGACGAACGCGTTTACCCCGTCGAACGATCCCTTCACGGCGTCCCGGACCGCTCCCTTCAGCACCGGCTGGTTGGGGCCGGTCGGGGTGATCTCGAACCCCGCTTTCCCGTCGAGCCAGTTGATCGCTCCGCACAGTCCGAGGCGCTCGGGGGAGACGATGCAGACGTGGTTGGGGGCGAACGACTGGCACAGGGTGCAGGAGTAGAACTCGGAGACGGCGTCGTCGGTCAGCGTGCGCGCCCGCGCGTCCCGCTCGGCGTAGGCGGCCCGCGCCCCGGCCAGCCCCGCCTGCACGTCCTCGAGTCGGGTCGTGATCGAAACCGACACCTTGTCCACGATGTTCTCGAAGTCCGCGTGCAGCTTGGCGTAGAGCATGAGGCCGAGGTCCGCGAGGGAGAATCCCTTCCCGACCGCCTCCGTCGAGACGCGGATCCAGGTGGTGTCCCGCTGGGCGACGTGCATCGTCCCCTCGCCGTAATTGACGATCCGGTGGATGCGGCGTTCGAGGACCGATTCGAAGTCGTGCTGCATCCGCGCGCCGGCGACCCGGACGGCGATCCCCAGCGGAAGGACGCTCCCTTTCGGCAGGGACTTGAGGTCGGGGCCGTCCACGACGATCTCCCGGTCGTGCACCTCTTCCGAAGGGGCGCTGCGGACCAGTTCCCACGCCACGGAGCGCCCGCCGCCGAACTCGACGTGCGTGTCGGACTTCCGGATCCGCTCCCCTTCGAAGGCGGGTCCGAAGGCGATGGGGATCGGCACCTTGACCATCTTCACCTTGATGCCCCGCGCCTCCATCCCCGCTTGAACCATTGCGTCGCCCGCGGGGCGGGAAAGGAGCAGCCCGGGGATTTCCGGCAGGGGCCGGTCGGTCAGGACCGTCAGCCCCGCCTTCATCGCGCCGGCGGCGATCGCGAGGGCGACGTCGTCCAGGGGCCCGAGGGCGCACACGAACGCCTTCACGCGGTTGGCGAGGTAGGAGAGCATCGCGGCTCCCTGGCCTCTGCCG contains:
- a CDS encoding ASKHA domain-containing protein, with amino-acid sequence MADRTIRFLPDGVDVPLVPGESLLAHALRGGVPLLAPCGGESRCGKCRVLVAGETRGGEDGGALTRAEIADGIRLACRCYPSGRDVSVTILPGSRPARLAAYLDGKDLAGDEPFLPLHRVASTGVPLGVALDLGTSTLAGTLVDLSDGTILSRATADNPQMAYGEDLISRVVFAEETTGGFELLRGRLLAGVDGLVGQLLEASSVRGEVTDVVAAGNTVVSHFLYGISPSPIRRPPYHPVRKEYPAVPGEALGTGPATAGATWRIFPSLGGFVGGDVVAGILASGMHRQEEVSLLFDVGTNGEVVLGNREWRIACSSSAGPAFEGGEVGCGMRAFPGAIESVRIEPGTAAAEWTTIGGRRPAGLCGSGILDLCAELFRAGIVDRSGRFTSRGGEWRRSTERGEAFVVVPGEKTATGRDVSFCESDLKSILRTKAALCAAAESLLAVVGLPREGVARVYIAGGFGNFLDLRSALTIGLFPPIPLSRFAPLGNASLAGALGALRNRRRWKEAHSVASGTLYHDLSSDPGFMELYQRGLFLPHTDEESYRSVLASEVIG
- a CDS encoding DUF166 family protein, encoding MKVLFATQGKYGERIAGYVAAHRPEEWEILRLPLPRSLPMVIDDPDEVLPAAIPPADLLVSLHESPGAAELIPDIAQRSGAVAVLAAVDDRAVCPRGLENQVGKRLMAMGAAFAFARPLCGFDGGPHPLLSAFAERFGRPRMRIVADGDRVGAVTVERDCPCGAGRFVAKVLPGTRLSEAADTGALRHHHHPCMASMEVDPELSDTLMHLSGYIFRAAINAGLPGAARRTI
- the acsB gene encoding acetyl-CoA decarbonylase/synthase complex subunit alpha/beta; protein product: MHEPLFSACRRGAMTVTGLARMALEAAEYRRGKDAPLGYPDTAYELPVVFGLTDIKVSTLADAGKVLDLTEKLVRSGATLENALDAGAATLLAADVIGALSHENGNPFLPPATGFVSDSILRKLGIYLVDGSVPGVAVLIGKAADPAIAAAMVRQFQEIGLLVFLAGDVVPQLDAEGVKLGEDFKTFPLGPLPAVIHAVNFAVRAGLTFGGIGRGQGAAMLSYLANRVKAFVCALGPLDDVALAIAAGAMKAGLTVLTDRPLPEIPGLLLSRPAGDAMVQAGMEARGIKVKMVKVPIPIAFGPAFEGERIRKSDTHVEFGGGRSVAWELVRSAPSEEVHDREIVVDGPDLKSLPKGSVLPLGIAVRVAGARMQHDFESVLERRIHRIVNYGEGTMHVAQRDTTWIRVSTEAVGKGFSLADLGLMLYAKLHADFENIVDKVSVSITTRLEDVQAGLAGARAAYAERDARARTLTDDAVSEFYSCTLCQSFAPNHVCIVSPERLGLCGAINWLDGKAGFEITPTGPNQPVLKGAVRDAVKGSFDGVNAFVREHSRNTVAGMNLYSIMDSPMTSCGCFECVLAIIPEANGVMAVNREFTGPETPCGMGFSTLAGSVGGGVQTPGFMGVGKHYLLSRKFLGAEGGLARVVWMTREMKEYLGPLLRERAAEIGMPDLVDQIADESVAVTPDALVEHLVKVGHPALKLPPLL
- a CDS encoding AAA family ATPase; protein product: MTLRIAVAGKGGVGKTTCSALLLRALALSGVRPLLAVDADPNTNLHQLLSLPLPEGLGSLREEQRASAGGAVPLADRIASEIQRRVSEGDAVDLIAMGRGEGPGCYCYVNNLLREALDRIEGGYRAVVVDNEAGMEHLSRRSVRRIDHLVLVADPSRRGIEAAAALRDLAAELVLPVGKTWLLLNRPYGVPGRPAPEALGLPLLAALPHDPRLPSWENEGRSFLDLPPGESPAADAVAGATRASLLGSAP
- the acsC gene encoding acetyl-CoA decarbonylase/synthase complex subunit gamma, with product MALTAIDIYKVLPKTNCKECGQSTCLAFAMQIAAGKASIDLCPPASIEAREKLSAAAAPPLPKVTIGTGEREVVLGDETVLFRHEKTFYHPTAIAVSIRDDAPDEEFASRLAAIRRLDFERVGQRISVDLVALRGVSGDAGRYARAAAAALEATGLPLVLLAPSESLAAAVEAVSASRPLLAPPPEDLVPAARLAAERKLPLRVRARGIEGLSAALANARNAGAASLVADPSPETSREAVSFATNLRRLAILSRNRDLAYPSAFDLGGGFPDPYLAAALLVAKYGSLLVLDSADPADLLPLLTLRQNLFTDPQRPIQVEPGVYPIGAPSESAPVLITTNFSLTYFTVRGDAEAAKVPAHLLIADVDGMSVLTAWAAGKFTGESISKMLTECGIEEKVAHRTLILPGMVARLSGRIEELSGWRVLVGPQESSALPSYLRRLPPGAFLPVHG
- a CDS encoding acetyl-CoA decarbonylase/synthase complex subunit delta (part of a complex that catalyzes the cleavage of acetyl-CoA), with the translated sequence MTLPAGPGGTPVTVGGQNALPLLPEGEHPNAPAVGMEVRTGAQELPPALAGTIGPFAGDPVAMARKCAGDWGARFLFLSLAGCHPDAGGQSVAFGAAVVREVLSATPAPVIVGGCGDEEVDARLFPAVAEAAGRPVFLSYAEEKNHRLVAGAALAYGHGLVSWSPIDINMAKQMNLLLADLGFPPDRVLIDPLTGGLGYGMEYTYSIIERIRLAGLSGDAALARPVLCHLGDAWKAREAVDATEGSWGDADARGLRWEETTGLACLAAGADLVVCRHPATVARLSGAAWR